ACCAAAATTCCATAATAGGAAGGTATTTAAAATGAAAAATGTTCTGTCAGAATATATTGATAATTATATAAAACAAAAGCACTATCGACTTATAAATAGTATACTGCTTTTTAGAGACGGCGAACCTGTTCTGAAAAAATACTATAATAACTTCAATGAAAACAGCCGTAATAATATAAAATCCATTTGGAAAAGCATTTTATCTATTTGCACAGGAATATGTCTTGATAAGGGTTACATAAAAAACCTTGATGAACCTGTTTCAAATTATTTAAGTGAATTTGCTGCCAACAATCATCCGTACCACAAGTTGATTACCATACGCCATTTACTAACAATGTCATCGGGGATATACTGGAACGGTGGTATTCATTACCACTGCCCCATGCTTGAACAGCTCTGGCGTTCGGATAATTGTCTGGAACACTTGGCTGACACAGCCATGGCAAATGTACCGGGAACAAAATTCGTATATAAGGAATGGGATGTCATTTTACTTTCTGGAGTCATTTCCAGAGCCGCAAATATGAATACCTACGAATTTTGTAAATCTTATTTGTATGAGCCTCTTGGAATAACAAGAGGTGAGTGGGCGAGGTTGCCGGGAGGTATAGATTACAGTATAGACAGAAATTTTGATATTGAGGCTCAATCCGATTTATCAGCCGGTGATTTGGCTAAAATTGGTTTCTTGCTTCTTAATAAGGGGAACGGTATTTTGAGCGAGAGTTATATAAATCAAGCTGTTTTACCTTCTACAAATACGCCGGAATACGGATATCTTTTCTGGCTGTTCGAAGGAGGCTTTGCATGCAGAGGCTATGGAGGTCAGGAAATAAATGTAGTCCCCGGCAAAAATATAGTATATGTTATTCAGGCAACACCCACAAGCCGCAGCAAAAGCTATGGAGATGTTTTCAAGGTATGTCTGGATTTAATGGACAATGGCAATATGTTGTAGTAATCTTCAAATAATAAAATTAATTACAGATGGAGGTTCAAGATGAAACAAAATACACCTCATAATTACAGAACAGGTGATTCAAACGAAATTACACGCCAGTACTTTGATTCACTTTTAATTGAAATGCGTCATATTGATTCGGTAATACCATCTACTACATTTGAACTTTATGGCGAAAATTTTTCTACACCGATTATGACAGCTGCACTGTCCCATCTCAATAACAGCCGTGCCAACGGAATGGTTGAAATGGCTAAAGGAGCTATGGCTGCTAATGCGGTTATGTGGACTGGAATGGGGGATGATGCTGAGCTGGAAGCAATTACAGCCACCGGTGCCAAAACAATAAAAATAATAAAACCTCATTCCGATAACAATACAATTTTTAAGAAAATTGAACATGCGGAAAAATGCGGCGTACTTGCCCTTGGCATGGACATTGATCATTCCTTTAACAATAAAGGTGAATTTGATAATGTTTTAGGCCTTCCAATGTCAGGTAAAACACTTGATGAAATAAAAGAATTTGTAAATGCTACAAAGCTGCCTTTTGTAATTAAAGGAGTGCTTAGTGAAAAGGATATATACAAATGTCTGGAAGCAGGTGTCAAGGGTATCGTGGTCTCTCACCATCATGGAATTATGGATTTTGCAGTTCCTCCCCTTATGGTGTTGCCCAAGATTGCAAGAGTAGTAGACCGCAGTATTCCTATTTTTGTGGATTGCGGTGTCGCCAGCGGTATAGACGTGTTTAAGGCATTGGCCCTTGGTGCTGATGCAGTTTCCGTTGGTCTTACGTTGATTCCCCACCTTAACGAAGCCGGAGCAGATGGGGTGCAGAATGTAATTGAAGAAATGACACAAGAATTGGCAGGTGTAATGGCAAGGACATGTTCAAAGGACATTGCCTCCATTGATTCTTCTGTGATTTGGAATATATAAAGAAAAAGGGCTGTCGCAGAATTAATTTTTATCTTTTTTAACTTGTACGCGAGTATAAATTGTATCAATGGAAGCTTGGTTAAAGATATTTGCAGTTGTTTCTCGGCGAACGCGGGTATTTTACCGGAAAACCTACACGATGTAGGTTTTAGCGAAACCATGAATCATGGACGATGAATGTGAGCGACGGTAAAATACCCCAAGCTGAGCCGATAGAAAATCAAGCAAATATCTTGGAAGCAATCATTGATATAATTTTATACGGGAGTACCGGTTGAAAACTGAAGAACTATGGTTTGCAACAGCCCTTCAGATTGCCTACTTATACCTATTTACCTAATTTTTGCTTCTTCAGTCTCTACCTTATTCACAAAGTCCATATTATAACGGACAGCACCGTGGTCTTTAATTACCGTTGCTCTTGTAATGTGGATCGCCAAAATAACGCAGTTTTCATCCTGTTCATTATTTGCATGGTCATACCATTTGGCGAATGTTTTGCGAAGTTTAGTCCTTAGCTCAGCGTTTTTCGGATCTAAAACCCATCCGAGGTTTTCGCCTATTCCATTTCCGGAAAACCACTCTAAGCAAACCGAAAATGCAACTTCATTGTTTTGAGCTATCTGCTGCATTTTAGTTGATGTGGCCCAAGTAGTAACATAAAACACGCCATCTTCATAATGAGCATCCACATCGCGGACATAAGGACGGGGTTTTCCGTCAGTGTTTGGTTCCATTGCGATAGTTGAGAGAGAGATGACATTATCCTTTCCGTTGCCGCATCTTTCCTCAATTAATTTCAATCCTTCTTCGTACCTGCTCAATTTTAACTCCTCCTAATACTAATATTCCATCATTTTTCATATGACGAATTAGTTAACACATTTACAGCTTAAGCCACAAATCGGGATGAACACCACCTGTACATTTGCCATCACTGATGTTGCCCTTTAATATATTGTTGCCTTGTATACCTATATTACCGTCAGTCCCGAAGATGTACACTGCTTTTACGCTAACGCGACCGGGGGATCGAAGCCACCACCACCAACCCCATTCCGTACCCTGAAGTCTTGCTATTCGCTTACTGTTATTTTCATCTTTTCTTTCAAACCAATATCTTTTATTTTTCCTCGTTTTACAATATTCTACAAATATTTGATTGTATTATAGCATAGCTAGTCTGGTGAAGCTACCAAAATATTTAATCCCTCACCTGAATAAGACGCAGCTGACGGCGTGCAGAAGATAATTGAAGAAATGGCTGAAGAACTGGCAGGTGTAATGGCAAGGACATGTTCAGAGGACATTGCCTCCATTAATTCTTCATTTATAAATTACTCAACTGCTTGCACTTGAGTAATTTCTGATTGCAACCTTCCACAAGAGACGTACCAATACAAAAGCCACAACGGGAGCAATTAGTCCCCATGCAAAATACAGTGGGCTCATCTTATCGAGAATAAAAAGAGCTGGAAAGTTTGTTACCACAAAGATAGGAATTACAAAGATTCCGATCCTTTGAAACCATTTACCAAAAACTACCATAGGTACATTATTTATATCCCAGAAGGAATTAAAGGTCTCACCTATTGCACTTGTGTTTATAAACCAAAAGGTTAAAATCTGAGGAATAAGAAAAAGTGAATAGCCTATAGCAACACCGCAGGCAATAAACATTGCGTAGCCAAGAATTTGAAGTATCGTCAGGGAAAGCTTCATCCTGATAACTCCCAAAGCTACTAGAATAATACCGGCTGTAACGTCAGTCACGAACAACCCCATATCCGAACGTCGTAAAGTTGCAATAAACTGGACTGAAACAGGTTTAACCATGTAAAAATCCAACATTCCCTCACGCACCAAAGTACGCATACTTATAAAATTGACCATGAACAGCCCTGCATGGAAGCCTGTCAGAATGATAAATGTCCCTGCAAAAATCAAAAGCTCATTTGGAGTAAAGCCATTTATATTGGCACCTGAACGGAAGATTACAATAACATAAAGAAGCTTTACAAAGAGGTATCCGATTTCCATTGCTATACCTGAAAAAAAATTAACTCTGTACTCCATTTGTGCCATTATATTGTTTTTTACAAATATCCAATAGACAATAATATGCTTTTTTATAGCTTTAAGAATTCTCTCCATTTTAGCTTTAGCCCCCTACCGCTATGTACTTCTTTGACCCTATGAGCCAGAATATATTGGCCAGCAGTGCAATACACAATATCCACCCCACCTGTATACACAGGCCTCTTGCTATTCCCCAACCCGTAATTTGGGAATTCAAAACATCAACGGGAAAGTTGATAGTATACTTAAACGGCATCAAATCCAGTATGGACACCACTTTTGCACCGAAAATACTAAGGGGAAAAATACCACCGCTTAAAGTAATAATTATTATTCGTACTGCCTCAAAAATAAATCCGATTTCATTGAGCCAGAAGCAAAGAGTGCTTACGCAAAAGAAGATTAAAAAATTAAGGCACAGAGATAATATCAAAGAAATAGTAAACGCCGCCATAGCCTGTCCTGTAAGAACGACACCCAGCGAAAACTTCAGTACTAAAATGGAAGTAATGAATAGAATCATCATTACGACAAGATTTACAACCTTTTGCCCCATAAAGCAGCAAAGCTTATGGGTAAAATATCCTATCGGACGGACAATAAATTTGTTTAGCCCGCCGTTTTTTATATCCTCATTTATTTCAGCTTCAAAATCAGTTCTGACAAACCGTGATACCAGCTGGGCTATAACTGTGTATTGGATAATCTGAGCAAAAGAATATCCAAAGACTACAGAATTGCCTGAATTTTTATAGACAGATATCCACAGAAAGGTTTGTATAAAAATAGGAACTATTGCAGCAAGTATGCTTAAGAAAAAATTTGCACGATACTCCATTGCATTCTGCATTCCAATTTGAAATGAAAACAGATATTTGTTAGATGATCTCATTAATTAATTCTATCCTTTCTGAAGCAGCATTGCTATCCCATCCTCAACAGGGACATCGACAATATTAAAATCCTCAACCGGGAGGTTATCCTGTATACTCTTTGTCAACTGTAACGCATTTTGGCGGTAAACCTCAAAGGTGGCTGATTTGCCGTCAGTTTCAAGCAATTCTCCGAAGCTTTTCAGCACAGGCAATTCCACTTGCCGGGATAATTGCAGACGAATCAGCTTTTTTCCTCTGAATACATCATTTATCCTTGCCAATTCACCGTCATAAACCACGGCTCCTTTGCTTATAACAACAGCACGCCTGCAAAGATCTTCAATATCCTTCATATAGTGACTTGTGAGAAGTATTGTAGATTTATACTGTTCATTGTAGTATTTCAAAAAGTTGCGAATTTTCTTTTGTGACATTATATCTAACCCGATAGTCGGCTCATCAAGGAACAGAACCCTTGGTCTATGTATAAGAGCTGCAATCAGCTCCATTTTCATCCGTTCACCAAGGGAAAGACGACGGACCTGGATATTCAGCAAATGCTTTACGTCAAGGAGTTCTGCAAGTTCTTCCAGAAACTGTGAATAAGCCTTATTATCTATTTCATAAATACACTTATTCAGATAAAAAGATTCACTGGCGGGAAGATCCCACCACAGCTGATTCTTTTGACCCATAACAATAGAGATATTCCTTTTGAATTCAACTTTTCGTTCCCATGGCACAAAGCCGCATATTCTGGCTTCTCCACTGGTAGGAAAAAGTATTCCCGACAGCATTTTCAAGGTAGTTGTTTTACCTGCACCGTTCGAGCCTATAAATCCTACCATTTCACCTGCTTGAATTTCAAAGGAAACCTCTTTTACAGCATCTTTATATAGTTTTTCTCTATGAAAAAGATTTTTTACGGAGTTTCCAAGTCCTGTCTGTTTTTCGTAATATGAAAATTGCTTTGAAAGTAATCTTACTTCAATTTCGGACATTTTTAGCTTCTCCTGTATAAGTAATTTACTTTACCAACTATACCATAACTGGCAAAATAAGTAAATATTGCGTATATTTCTTGAATTATTTCTTTTGTTGAACTATGTTTATACAACTTCCTTAGTTTCGTCACACCAGTTTATATTATTTTGTTTTAGAGCATCCATCAAAATATCTCTCCATCTCCGCATATCTTCAGGTCCGAAGGTGTTTGTCCTGATTGCATACCCTGTTAGTTTTTCCTTACCTACCTGTATGTAATTTGAGAAATCTCTATCAATCCATGTTATACCATAATGATCAGGTCTTGAATACAGGTCTGTACCGGGGTACGGCAAACATGGATAAACTGTAGCCTCGCCTAGTTTCAGGTCTTCAAGCGATTTAATGGTTTCGGAAATAGTCTCATTGCTTTCGCCGGGAAATCCTACTATGAAAAAACCTCTAGTCCTTATTCCTGCTTCAAATGCATTGTTGAGTCCCCATTTAATACGTTCGATTGATGTTGCCTTCCCCATTTTAGACAGCATCGATGCCGACAAGGATTCAATTCCTACACTGATATGTGTACAACCTGAATCAAGCAGAGTTCTGCAAATGTCAAGGCTTAATGACTCCGCCCTGGCAAAAATCCTCCACTTTATATTTAACGGTTTAATCAATTGACATATTTTCATTGCACGCTTAGGATCGGCCAAAAAATTATCATCATTAAACCTGAAAGCCCGCCAACCCTTATCATAATGCATCCTCACTTCTTCTATAACGCTTTCGGGACTTCTGGCTCTCCAATATCCACGTTTGCTGACATTGGAATTGCAAAACCGGCATGTGAAGTTACAACCCCTGGAGCTATCGAGGCATATTACAGGCATATTGTCTATTCGCCTAGTATATTTGCTCATATTGCAGAAATAACCATAGTCAGGAAAAGGAAGATCATCTAGGTTTTTGATAACCTCCGCTTCAATAATTCTCTCAGGCATTAATCCTTCTTTTACTTTTTTTATCAAGTCATAAAAAACATATTCGCCCTCACCGCAGATAACTACATCAAAATCTCTTGCAACCTCTTCCGACAATGCACTTGCGTGTGGCCCTCCTGCAACTACAATGGACTTAGGGTATTTTTCTCTTATTTCCCCCAACAGCTTTTGTGCTATGCCATAGGTAGCTGAATAGGTCCCTATACCATAAATCTCAGCTTCCTCAATATAATCAATTAAATTATCTTCTAGTACGCCTGATAAATCACATACCTTTATGTCAAAGCCCTTTGATTTTACATATGTTGCAATTGAAACAAGTCCTCCCGGCGGCTGACGTTCATCATCATCAACAAATGGTATCGGCAAATTTATTAATACTGTTCTAACCTCTTTGTTCATTAATTCACTTATCCTCCTCATTTAAAAATAGACTGCCTTTTGAAAAAGTCTTCAACTATATCTCTGATATTAAAGCCTAACTGTAATTTATTTATCTCATCACGACTAAAGTAACCTAGTCCTGCACCCTCATTCAGGTTAACCCTTGAAATATCCAAATCCATTTTCATATGATAAACGAATTGCAAATGCTCCTCTTCCTCGTCGTTATAATGGTAATTACCATAAAATATAAAATTAGATATATCCAGATTCAGTTCTTCCATCAGTTCACGCCTGATAGCTTGTTCAGGAGTCTCACCAAACTCCTTTCCGCCTCCGAACAGTACCCATGTTCCCGGGTACTTGATTTTTGGATTACAGTCCCTGTGATGAAGTAGGAGCTTTCCCTGTGAATCTTCAATTATTATTGCTGTTCCGATTTTATGTACTTTGCTCTTTTCTGGTGGACAGGCTTTTTTATACATTATGTCAATAAAACACAGAGGACTTTCAGCATTTGGACTTCCTCCCTGGCTGTATGAATCCACCACGCAATTTCCAAAACATCTCTTTTTATAGTGATTACACTCCAGACACTTTGAACTTTTATTTATGCTAAGATTCCTGTACACATTCCAACGGGAAGAATCAAGCCAGATATCAATGAAATTTCCATCTGACAGATTACCAGCAGTAAATAATCTCTTAGCAGGAGTATCCTCTGTCTCATTGGCAGGTGAAACCACGCAACCGTAAACTTCTCCGAAGGGAGATATTGCTGCAACTTCTATCCCAGCTGCACAGCTTTTCTTATTAAGTAATGAGGATGGAAATTTCTCAGATAAATCAGGGGCTTCAATAATATCATAATAGGTTTGTATTTTAACCTTACATTTCTTACGAAGCTCTGTTACTTTTGCAACAACAGAATACATATCGGCAGGTAAAAGGGGTGTGCCGTATTCTGAGCCGTCTGCCCTGCCTGAAACTCGCAGAGGGGCAAGGTTGACTCCATCAATCCCCAGTTCGTCTGCCAAAGCAACAATTTTCTCCAGCTGATCTCTGTTTTCCCTGCATATGACACTGTTTATTTTCAAGGTTATGTTTCCGAACTTTTTTAATTGTTTTATGGTGTTGGTTATTGCCTTAAAGGTTCCTTTACCCCTGGACTGATCGTTATATTCTTCGGTACCGTCAAGACTTATTATGACGACCCTTATACCTGACTGACCTATTGTTTCTATCAGCCCATCCCTCCATACACCATTAGTCCCCAAAGAAATAAAAAAGTTTTTACTCTTTATATATTTGACTATTTCAAAAAAATCCGGATGAAGTGTAGGTTCACCACCCGTAAGCCTGATTTCAAAGGTTCCTGCTTCATACAACTCATCTATGAGTCTAAAAATCTGCTCTTTTTCAAGTTCCTTGGAAAAATCCTTCCGGCTGTTGTTGTAACAGTATACACATTTAAGATTACAGCGTCTGGTTATTTCAAAATATACCTTTGAGGGAGCTGACAAGCAGTCTGAAGGCAAGGCTTCCCGGTCTTTTTCTGGCCTGAATATTGAGAACAAGGGGGTATTGTTTTCAGTAAAAAGATATTTGAATTCATCTGAATTATTCCCCAATATGCTCTGATATTGCAATTCAGTTAAGTATGATGTTGAGCCGGTCAAGCTGTCAAACAACATAGCCCCTTCTTTTTCTTCACGAATCTTATATGTTTTCATATTATTTATTCCTACTGTTTAAAATATAATTTATCTGATTCTCACTTTTTACGGAATCAGAGAAGAGCGGCTGACAATATGTACAGTTGCCGCAAGGCAGGTTATTTGTAAAATCAACTAATTCAGGCTTATTTTCAATCTGTGAGGTGCGTATTTTGGCCAATTTTTCACCATGCCATATTTCCTGAATTGACTGTTTCTTCAAATCTCCCAAAACTAGGGTTCTGTCCATTTCCGGACCTTTAAACAGCTCATTGAAACAGACTACAACCTCACCATTTGTATCAACATTGAACCTTCCCCAGTGGACATGACATGCAACGACCTTGTTATCCTTGATTTTATCTTCTATGAGACTGTTATATGAGTGATAAGACCTTACAAAAATATCGTCGGCATAACCAGTTTGTTTCCAATATGACAGGAATTTCTGATCGTATTCCTTATCATCGCTTTCAACACGGCTTAATAAAAACCTTGTATTTAAGTGATTTTCTTTAATATATTTATGCATGTACTCAACGTTTTCCTTAACCAGTTCAAAAGCATCCACACCTTTTGTTTCTATATAGTCCAATGAATCTACACTGTTAACTGAAACTTCCACAACACTGCACTCAGAAACAACTGTTTCAAGCAGCTTCTTATCTGTTGTAACCGCATTTGTAAATATCCAGGTTATGATTCCCTTTGAGTGGGCATACTTAACAGCTGCAGTCAGATTTTCCCACATAAGCGGTTCTCCAACAGAATGAATACGCAGGGTACAGTGTGGATATGCTGCTACTTCATCTGCAATTTTCTTAAATACCTCCAAGGTCATAGACCCGCTTCCAAATTTCTCTTTTCTTTCACTAATTGCCGTAATACCAATAG
This genomic stretch from Ruminiclostridium cellulolyticum H10 harbors:
- a CDS encoding serine hydrolase domain-containing protein, whose product is MKNVLSEYIDNYIKQKHYRLINSILLFRDGEPVLKKYYNNFNENSRNNIKSIWKSILSICTGICLDKGYIKNLDEPVSNYLSEFAANNHPYHKLITIRHLLTMSSGIYWNGGIHYHCPMLEQLWRSDNCLEHLADTAMANVPGTKFVYKEWDVILLSGVISRAANMNTYEFCKSYLYEPLGITRGEWARLPGGIDYSIDRNFDIEAQSDLSAGDLAKIGFLLLNKGNGILSESYINQAVLPSTNTPEYGYLFWLFEGGFACRGYGGQEINVVPGKNIVYVIQATPTSRSKSYGDVFKVCLDLMDNGNML
- a CDS encoding alpha-hydroxy acid oxidase, whose protein sequence is MKQNTPHNYRTGDSNEITRQYFDSLLIEMRHIDSVIPSTTFELYGENFSTPIMTAALSHLNNSRANGMVEMAKGAMAANAVMWTGMGDDAELEAITATGAKTIKIIKPHSDNNTIFKKIEHAEKCGVLALGMDIDHSFNNKGEFDNVLGLPMSGKTLDEIKEFVNATKLPFVIKGVLSEKDIYKCLEAGVKGIVVSHHHGIMDFAVPPLMVLPKIARVVDRSIPIFVDCGVASGIDVFKALALGADAVSVGLTLIPHLNEAGADGVQNVIEEMTQELAGVMARTCSKDIASIDSSVIWNI
- a CDS encoding ABC transporter permease; its protein translation is MERILKAIKKHIIVYWIFVKNNIMAQMEYRVNFFSGIAMEIGYLFVKLLYVIVIFRSGANINGFTPNELLIFAGTFIILTGFHAGLFMVNFISMRTLVREGMLDFYMVKPVSVQFIATLRRSDMGLFVTDVTAGIILVALGVIRMKLSLTILQILGYAMFIACGVAIGYSLFLIPQILTFWFINTSAIGETFNSFWDINNVPMVVFGKWFQRIGIFVIPIFVVTNFPALFILDKMSPLYFAWGLIAPVVAFVLVRLLWKVAIRNYSSASS
- a CDS encoding ABC transporter permease; the protein is MRSSNKYLFSFQIGMQNAMEYRANFFLSILAAIVPIFIQTFLWISVYKNSGNSVVFGYSFAQIIQYTVIAQLVSRFVRTDFEAEINEDIKNGGLNKFIVRPIGYFTHKLCCFMGQKVVNLVVMMILFITSILVLKFSLGVVLTGQAMAAFTISLILSLCLNFLIFFCVSTLCFWLNEIGFIFEAVRIIIITLSGGIFPLSIFGAKVVSILDLMPFKYTINFPVDVLNSQITGWGIARGLCIQVGWILCIALLANIFWLIGSKKYIAVGG
- a CDS encoding ABC transporter ATP-binding protein produces the protein MSEIEVRLLSKQFSYYEKQTGLGNSVKNLFHREKLYKDAVKEVSFEIQAGEMVGFIGSNGAGKTTTLKMLSGILFPTSGEARICGFVPWERKVEFKRNISIVMGQKNQLWWDLPASESFYLNKCIYEIDNKAYSQFLEELAELLDVKHLLNIQVRRLSLGERMKMELIAALIHRPRVLFLDEPTIGLDIMSQKKIRNFLKYYNEQYKSTILLTSHYMKDIEDLCRRAVVISKGAVVYDGELARINDVFRGKKLIRLQLSRQVELPVLKSFGELLETDGKSATFEVYRQNALQLTKSIQDNLPVEDFNIVDVPVEDGIAMLLQKG
- a CDS encoding B12-binding domain-containing radical SAM protein; this encodes MNKEVRTVLINLPIPFVDDDERQPPGGLVSIATYVKSKGFDIKVCDLSGVLEDNLIDYIEEAEIYGIGTYSATYGIAQKLLGEIREKYPKSIVVAGGPHASALSEEVARDFDVVICGEGEYVFYDLIKKVKEGLMPERIIEAEVIKNLDDLPFPDYGYFCNMSKYTRRIDNMPVICLDSSRGCNFTCRFCNSNVSKRGYWRARSPESVIEEVRMHYDKGWRAFRFNDDNFLADPKRAMKICQLIKPLNIKWRIFARAESLSLDICRTLLDSGCTHISVGIESLSASMLSKMGKATSIERIKWGLNNAFEAGIRTRGFFIVGFPGESNETISETIKSLEDLKLGEATVYPCLPYPGTDLYSRPDHYGITWIDRDFSNYIQVGKEKLTGYAIRTNTFGPEDMRRWRDILMDALKQNNINWCDETKEVV
- a CDS encoding radical SAM protein, which translates into the protein MKTYKIREEKEGAMLFDSLTGSTSYLTELQYQSILGNNSDEFKYLFTENNTPLFSIFRPEKDREALPSDCLSAPSKVYFEITRRCNLKCVYCYNNSRKDFSKELEKEQIFRLIDELYEAGTFEIRLTGGEPTLHPDFFEIVKYIKSKNFFISLGTNGVWRDGLIETIGQSGIRVVIISLDGTEEYNDQSRGKGTFKAITNTIKQLKKFGNITLKINSVICRENRDQLEKIVALADELGIDGVNLAPLRVSGRADGSEYGTPLLPADMYSVVAKVTELRKKCKVKIQTYYDIIEAPDLSEKFPSSLLNKKSCAAGIEVAAISPFGEVYGCVVSPANETEDTPAKRLFTAGNLSDGNFIDIWLDSSRWNVYRNLSINKSSKCLECNHYKKRCFGNCVVDSYSQGGSPNAESPLCFIDIMYKKACPPEKSKVHKIGTAIIIEDSQGKLLLHHRDCNPKIKYPGTWVLFGGGKEFGETPEQAIRRELMEELNLDISNFIFYGNYHYNDEEEEHLQFVYHMKMDLDISRVNLNEGAGLGYFSRDEINKLQLGFNIRDIVEDFFKRQSIFK
- a CDS encoding SPASM domain-containing protein, which codes for MINLPAGFSSEEQYQFPNIINVCIFKGECSANCVHCPIGITAISERKEKFGSGSMTLEVFKKIADEVAAYPHCTLRIHSVGEPLMWENLTAAVKYAHSKGIITWIFTNAVTTDKKLLETVVSECSVVEVSVNSVDSLDYIETKGVDAFELVKENVEYMHKYIKENHLNTRFLLSRVESDDKEYDQKFLSYWKQTGYADDIFVRSYHSYNSLIEDKIKDNKVVACHVHWGRFNVDTNGEVVVCFNELFKGPEMDRTLVLGDLKKQSIQEIWHGEKLAKIRTSQIENKPELVDFTNNLPCGNCTYCQPLFSDSVKSENQINYILNSRNK